The DNA window TGTTGCTGGCGTCCATTGGTAATATATGTGGTCTGCTGGGGTCCAGTGGTTATGTAGGTGGTTTGCTGGACGGGCACTGGACCCGCGGTGACATATGTGGTCGTCATAGTTTGCCTTATATAATAAAAAGCGGTCAAAATGTACCTTGACTTGCAAGGAGCTGGATCGATTCGTTCGGATTGGTGGCCACTGGCTGACTGGGCGagcttttatgaaatatttccGCGTAAGTAGTAGCTATCAGCAAAAAAGATATCTGACAATTGATATATTTTATCAGCTGGTAGATACTCGCGTTCTCCACTTTACGGTAGGCCTGTCGCTGGCCGTGATTCATTTGAAGTAAGCCTCGATAAGTCGTGATAAAGTCACAGAAATATTCAAGGGCCATGGGTCCAGTGTTGTTACTCACCCCCATTGTGGTGTCCTGGCTGACTTGTTCTAATGGATCGGTTGGCGGGCACAAAGTTCAGCATGAGACATCGTTTAGGGGTATACCCACAAAAAATAAGAGACCTTCTGAAATAGTTAATTTGCACTGGATAAGCGGATGACGTGTTGGAGATACTTTGAAATGTGTTATCAATCCcatttaattgattgatttGATTAACAAATGTCAAAGATAACTTTTCGAGTGAAGTGCTGTTCGGTCTTGTACCaaccaaaaaattttatttgtaaacaaaagtTCCTATTTTTACTCTCAATTAGTTTAAGCAAAGTCAAATTTAtagcaaattaatttttctgaATTTATTAAAGGggtttctttatatttattaacttAATTTTCAGAATAATCGTATGTTCTGCAATCGCTGGAATCGCTTGGTAGCTTCCCGTAGTGTTGTTTTCCTTGTTTCTGGAATTACGATCCCAAAGAAAACCACTCCAACAAGGAGAATGATTCCCACTGACAGATAGTAATGGTAAAAGAAATTCTCGTAACCCTTGTTGTATCCGACAATATTAATGATGTGGATCGTTTGTTCGAAACCTATAATGTATCCCACAAAGAAGGGCTTCACTTTTATGGGAAACGCCTCGCCCAGATAGACGGATGAGCTGCAAACGAAGAGTCCTGCGAATGCCTGAAAAGCCACTCCCAGTCTCCAAACCTGGTACATGTAGTAGGTCATTAGTGCATTCGCCGGATTTGCATACGAGGCAGCCATGCAGATCATCAGGATGGCCATGCAGAGTAGACCCACGAGTGAGATTAGCTTGCGCCCCAACTTGTCCATAGATCCTTGGGCTACTAGGGCTCCTAGCAAACGCACTAATCCCCACAGAGTCACTGGCCAACAGGAAATGAATCCTTCGGTCAGGAGAGCACTCTTGATAAGGGATTCGGAGAGGGGTAGGGAAAACGAGAATGCGACGAATCCGCGGTAAAGCAACAGTTTTATAAAGGGCACCACTGAGATCCATAGCTCCTGACAAAACGTCCTCTTCTGGCTCTCCGCTACATAAAGCTGAATCTCCTCGAATTCCTGATCCACTGAGTGGTTAAAGCTTCCCAATAGTTTCTCGTGGCATTTGCGAGCCTTCTCCTTCTGTTTGATTCGCAAATAGTAAATGGGCGACTCAATCGAGAGGGCTGTCATTCCAAGACCAATAATAGAGAACACAATTCCTATTATGCCATGAACCTGGTTAACAGATGCTTCCTTGTCATCCACCCATTGAGTGTCATAGATAACCTGAAAGATTATTAGCACACTTTATACGTTTCTTTATAAGAAGTCTAATAAATTAGAAACCTGGATGGCAATACCCAAGGCCAGACCACACTGCTCCATTGATCCGCTAACCCCGCGATGGTTGTCCGTCGCCACTTCGGCACTATGAATAAGAAACGGTACAGTGATTAATCCGATTCCTGCTCCGGCCACGTAACGAGCAGCCAGAAGACATCCGTAATCAAAGGGTTTACACGTGAATATAATTGCTCCAGTCAATTGCATTAGACCGCCAAGAACCTGCATAATATTCGTATTGCATGTGTCTTAACTGGTATCATTTCACTCACATAAAAAGGCAACTTTGGTAAGAAGGTCATGGTTAAGGAGGCCAAGGCTGCTCCAGCCAGAACTCCAATGAACCAACTGCATTTAAAAACTTGCGTGGCCGTGGTGTTTAATGTCTGGTTCCAACCTGCACTGTGGGCAAAGTCCATGCCGCCGTAGACATACAGAAAAAACACTGACAAAAGGAGAAAATTAACATCCTTTAAATGCAAAATCTTCATTTGCAATACCAACCTGCACAGGCCACGTTAAGTTGCTCGTTGATTTGCCTTCCGGATGCTGGATTGCTGGCGGATGAATTTATTTGGATCGGTGGATCCCGAGAAGGTGAATTTGGCTTGAATCCTTCGGCGTAGTCCCTGGTGGGAGAAGTATCCGGGCCAGCCGTAACGTATGCGATAGTCATGCTTCCTTCTTTCTTATAACTTTACGGGATGATGGCTTTTCTTCGATCCGCTCAACTTGATGGACAAGTGTGAACTACATGAATTCTAAAAACCAATTGTAGTGCCGTACACATTTCCTGAGGGATTAAAGTACAATCTTATAAGCTTTTAAATATAGTCTTATGGCTCTTTAAAGTAGTTCCGACAGTAAAAGTAAAACCCAATGAGGGTCGATAAAAATGTTGACTTTTCATTTGACAAACTGCTGAAGAAAGTTTCGCCAATAACAGATTCTTGGCGTAAATAAGCTAACTAGGATTTATCAATTGAATTATTTGTTGCTcgtttatattattatatttctgTATCGAAAGCTTCTCGGGTTTTTTTATGTTTACAAAACTACGAAAAACTATTTATCTGTTAATTCTTTCTTtcttattccaattaaatgcTTTGCTATAATGAGTATCACAGAAAGacactttaaaaatatgtttacgAATCTTATTTTATTAACTTAAATTAGTAAGAAAGTAAATGgcaatttaaacaaatatgaGTTTGGAGTCTTAGACCTAGTACATCTGTAGGTCGTACCACTTCTGAAAACGTTGGCCAGCCTTCCTCAGCGTCATCTTCTTTGTCTCCGGCATAGACACGGTAAAGAAGACCATGCCCACCAGCATGATAATGCCAACGGCCAAAAAATACTGGAAGAAGAAGTCCTGGCTATGCACAGAGCTTACGCAGGCAATTAGCACGATATGGACGATCTGCTCAATGATGACAATCACTCCGACCAGGAACGACTTGACCCGCATGGGAAAAGCCTCGCCCATGTATGCGGATGAGCTGCACACGAAGAGTCCGGCGAATACCTGGAAGGCCAATCCGATATTGCAGGCTGCCGTCATTAAGTTAAAGCTAATTAAGTTGGTCACGTTGGCATATAGACCCGCCAGCCCGAGCATTAGTCCGGCCATAACGAGCAGACCCACCAAGGACACCGCCTTGCGACCCAAAGTGTCCAGGAATAAGAAAGCCACCATGACTCCAATCCCACGAAGAACGCCAAATAGGTAGATTGGCCAAAGACTGAGGCCCTTCTCCGCTACTGCGGTGCTCGAGATGATCGACATGGTCAATGGCAGTGAGAAGGAGAATGCCACGAAGCAGCGAAAGAGTAGCATTTTCAAGAAGGGCATCACCGAGGCCACCAGCTCCTCGCCCAGGGTCCGGTTGTCGCTTTCCGCCACGTACCTTCTGGCCTCCTTGAGAGCTGCATTAACGCCACCGGGATTATGGCTCAAAAGTTTCTCCTGGCTCTGCTTTGCCCTGTTTTCCATATTTCGACGTAGAAAGAAGATTGGCGACTCTATCACCAGGGCAGTCATCGCCAAACCAAACAATGAGACTATGATCCCTAGGATGCCATGGATCTCGTTTGGGTTTGAGTCAATTAATGAAGTCCACTCCGTAGTAAAAATAACTTGAAAGCAAATTCCGAGGGCTAGACCGCACTGCTCCATTCCGCCGTTGACTCCTCGTAAGTTGCTAGATGCCACCTCAGCGTTGTGAATGAGGAAGGGCACCGTAATGAGGCCAATCCCTAACCCGGCCAAATAGCGGGCGGCCAGGCAGGCCGAATAGTCTGCAGGTGCAGCCGTAAATATAATGGATCCAGTTAGTTGCATCAGAGCACCAAAAACCTAAAGATTGTTTTAAGAAAacacataaatatacatatttctatACATACTGAGCATTCTCGCGTCTTCAACTTACATAGTAGACCAGCTTGGGCAGAAAAGTCATGGTAAGAGTGGCGGCCAGTGCTCCAATGATGACACCTACAAACCAACAGTACGAGTACTCCGTAAACAGGAGGACGCTGTAGGGTTGACTCCAGCCCAAGCTGGCTGCTAGGTCCATGCCACCATAGATGAATAGGAAGAAAACTGGAAGGAGAGTGTCGATAAAGACATGCACTTCTCGACTATGTAGTCCCATTTTCTCACCTGCATAGGACGCATAATTCTGTTTATTGATGCGGGTAAAGTATCCTCTGTTATTAGTGGTCACAGCCGGTTTTCTGGGCTCAGGTGGTGGTGCGGCGGTGGAAATGATGATGGTTTCCGTTGGGGGGCTGGGTACTGGGTCCACAGTTGTGGTTTGCATACTCATTCTTACAAAGTCGATATTTTTCGTTCGGTAGCTCGGTCGTTACTGGGGACCACTACAAGTCCACAATCGTGCTTAAATCGGACAAAAGGTGTTCCGAACTTGGCGATACTGATATCTTGCTGATAAGTAAATGACATTATAATCAGTTTATAGATACTAGTGTCTTCACCGATTTTACTCGATTCGATTCAATTCAATTGGGCGTTTGGCCTTGAATATGATTCATGATCAGGGAAAATGGGGACTTTTCGGGTGGTCAACACGGTGGGGtaaactaaaaataatttttatatatcatTGGCCTTTATTGTTGACTGATAACACATGTGCTTCTTTTATTTCCCACGTGTGGGAAATGCCATAAAAAAAGCGTTGctattttttcgaatttttttaTGACAGTAAATCACTGATCTATCCTCAAACTATCCCAGACCTGGATGGATGCAGCCATGTGTTGCATGATGACTCCCCAGCGCCTGTTCATCGTTTTCATTATGTTTGGCATTATAATTCCAGAGAGCAAGACAGCGACAAACTCATCAGGCttaaaataataatcgtaatcaTAATCATCCCAGTGGCGGCCACACTCGAGTGTTTGCTTGAGTTGTCTCAAATTGCGTAATGTCTGCATTGCCATTTCCATCCACACCCAACTTCAGTCCGGCCAGCCCAGCATCTTTGCGAGTCAATCTATCTTGTTGCGCCTCAAGCTGTCAAATTGCGCCACATGTCCACGGATTCGAGTGGTGGGGCATCGGGGAGACAGACTGTTGTCTTTTCCCTGTCATTTGACGCTGCTCGACAAATTAGCCAAACGCCTCGCCAAGGCATCCCAGCTCCAGATCCAGGCACATCAGCAGTGCCATCTCCATTTCGTTTCGAGGGATTCAAGTACATTTTAATGAGTTTATGCACAAAGTTGTCTAATGGCGTAAAAATTATGAGCGCCAACATGTGGCTACGGATATACGAGTGTGGGTAGGGGTGGGGTATGAGTATGGTTATGTCTGTAGATGGAGATAGATCTGGAGTGGCACATGGCTCCTAAGCACTTTGCATAAATTTCTGTACTGCTGCTTTCGGGTGGAACGCGGCGACGTCTGCCAGCCCACTAATGGAGTCTAATTACTCTAGCCGACAGCCTGACTCGAATCTCTTGGCTAATAAAAACGTATTAAGACAGCGCACAGACGTTCTCCAACTGTTGTTTATTCATCGGCTTCCTCGCAGCTCCTACAAATGAGACATATAGGAATCGTCATATGACCATCAAGTGAGTGCTTCTCCTCGGCTCTGCGATCCCACTTGTGCATTTACCGTCTGCATCTGGGCCAACTGGCTCTTAAAGGCCATCTCCAGGCACCTCTGGCTAAACTTCACAATCATCATTAAGTATACGCACTTCATCGAGAGGAACAGCAACCGCTTCCAGTTGAGGTAGGTGCGACTCCAGGACGAAGATTCTGGCATGCCGCTGATCTAGGGGAGGTTTGCCAGAGGAGACCTTAAACCGAACAATTTGAGCACTACAGGGGACTGATAAAGTGACACATAACTCAGATAAcagaataaatatatttaaattatacagGCAAAATAATTTTAggaaatgcattaaaataaatattttcctatGTTTCCGCCCGGGATTGAACCGGGGGCCTTCCGCGTGTTAGGCGGATGTGATAACCACTACACCACGGAAACACGTGATGGGGTGGATTCACAGCTTTTCGGTTTTGAGGGTGAttaaagtaattttaaaaaagATTTGGATAAAGTTCACATTGAACTATCAGATCGctcaaatattaaaaagtcTTAGTTTTTACGGCATGTGTTGTGTTATGCCCTGAAATTATTCCagaatgtatatatttttttttatgtgagTTCTGCTTTATTTGTGCAAAAATTAATATTGCCGAAACCCGGGATTGAACCGGGGACCTTTAGATCTTCAGTCTAACGCTCTCCCAACTGAGCTATTTCGGCTATTGGCAAAGACTGATTTccaaaaaatagattttaaaaaatatgacttaaattaaaaaattaaagaatgTCTTATTGTTGTTTCCGCCCGGGATTGAACCGGGGGCCTTCCGCGTGTTAGGCGGATGTGATAACCACTACACCACGGAAACAGATGTTTGGGTGGTTTGAAaacttttgaattttaaatttcataaattgcatattattttaaaatggtCAAGCTACCTTAAATTATTCATCAGAAAAAAAgtattattgcaaaataatattttgccGAAACCCGGGATTGAACCGGGGACCTTTAGATCTTCAGTCTAACGCTCTCCCAACTGAGCTATTTCGGCCACTGGATTCTTCACATCAAAGTTGTGAATTTCGCGTACTTTGCCAGTATATTTAAACCTTCCCTGTTTAAGAGTACAGGCATTACTTTTCAGTACATCTTATTTTTAAAGCGCATTTATGAAGACATACAAATAAATCTCTGAATACATTttacttttgcatttttagcCTGTCACAAGCACTGACAGTTGCAAAAATGTATGTTGACACTTGCATGTCTTAAAGTCCACATCAATTTTACAAAGACTTATTGCAGCTGCCGGGTTTGGCCAGCTGAAATTTCTCTCTATAGGTGTGCtgaatacaaaataaatgtcgTAGCGAGAAGAGTGTAATTATTACCTTAATAtctttttgaatttcaattttattacgTTATGGTACAAACATGACAATCCAAACAAGTATAATAATACGTTTTAGTACCGCGACGATGAGAACGAGGCGTATGCGTCACATGGCAAGGCTACATTATTTTGGCAAAATTTCAGAAACAATATTGTGATCTTTAAACTTTTATCaagcttaaaataaaaacaagtgGAAACTAATAAACAAGTCAATATACAGACAAAGCTCTTTTGTCgtaatgtatatattaaaaaatttattggtAATAGAAAATTAAGATGGAAACTTGCTCTAAATAACCAGGTTCCCTATgctctttttattttgctaTCAAATTTGAAGTCCGCTGTCCAGAGAACTCGTGTCGCTGATGGCATACAACCTGATCCTCTGTATGGtacaaacatatatgtatgtatatttaatacaTATGTGGAGGAGCACCTTCCAGCTTGAGCCTTCGGGAGTGTGCAACTAATGCGGCTTCCGTTTGACGAACGGCGCTGAAAGCTGAGCCCCAGTTGAAGTCCACTGAGTCAGCCGTCGTCTTCATCATCGTTCGCTGCTGCTATCCtgtcgtttttttttaatgattcACATTTTTGAAAGTAGTTTCTTTGAAAGAGAATCCGAGTcagagcagagcagagccTTGCCCCACGCCTTCGCCCCGCCCTGACATTGTTTATGATTTATCGCCTGACCACAAGCcttatattttgtgtgtttttgaCAACtgtccgttttttttttcgtttcccccgcattattattattattttaattattcgtTGTTCTGTGTGTCATCACTTTAGAATTCTGTGCTGGCCGCCTGGAGGCCTTTCTGTTGCAAACTATTTGCGAATCGAAGCACACATTCTTTTCATATGTCAAGAGAATGTTTAACATTTTCGCTAGAATTTCTATTTTTGGTGCTATTCATTTTGGGACCAGACCTTGACGGCAATAAGAACTGGGAAGATTAGAGCAATTGTGAAGGGAAAGCGCAATTTATATTGTTTGCGTGTTTAAATTGCTGAAAATATTATAGTTTTTGGGCATGTACATGTGTAGGTCTTTTAACTGATAACCAGCTTTAGTGATAAGAAAGAAAGAGTGTAAAAAATCGATTTGCAAGCACATCGTGGAAAAAGGCTACCCTCAAAAGGTATCTCTTATATGCAAATGTCAGGCAACAATTTTCCTTCGTGAAACTCCTAATAGCCATGCGTTTGGACGAGTGAAGTTGCCGCTGTTAGCTGACTTTTTGCAGgcagtgtgagtgtgtgttgcAGTGGAATACGGCTAAGTGGGTCACAATTagatttgatttgtttatgcCACAGCGACAGGACTTGTTTCAGCCAGTCCCCTTTGACTTGCGAAGGGGCAGGACGTTGTGTGACAGCTTTAATATAGCAATTGTAGGATATTTTCAACCCACTTACATATAATGCTAGCTGAGCTTGTTCAATCGCTTTTAACCTTTGCTGGCGATTTCGAATTGCATTTGCCGAGTGGTTTGGGCCTTCTGACCATAACTTGTAATTGagttaatttcataaattcttgtttttatgactttttttgtgccagcagcagctgcaaaatAAGTTGCTAAAATGTGTGTAAAACAAATTGCAAGCGATTTCATTACAAAATAACTGCAGATATGTGCGCTTGAGTTAAAAACTAATTTGGCTGCTACTTTATTAAAAAggaataaatattcatttggTAATGCGGCACGGCCATAAAGCCAATTGAAACCTTTAAAACGGAGCCCCGCCCAGGGCGTTGCCCTCTTGGGAATGAACCATTAATCGAGCTAAACGTGAATCTCGACACTTGGCTGGTGTCACTCTCCCTGTTATAATTCTGACAAAATGACAAACAGACATGcaaaagtacaaaaaaaaacccaaaagaTTTATTTGCTGTAGTTTCACAAACAATTTGTTGccattgaaatttattgttgcGCCGGCGAAACACGATTTAAATATGTTCCGCTACAAGCACTCACTCACGacatttggtttttatttccaTTAACAAATCGTTCCTAACCCACTCCGATCCGTTGGGATCTTtcgcatatatatttatatatgtacacatgtattttgtttattttttcggCTTCCTCGTCTAACACTTGTCGTCTGACTGACCGCATTCGGAACGTGCCTCAAAGTCATTCACATTGTGCTCTTTTTTTGCACATTATCTTGCCTTTCTCGCGTTTAATTTTCATACGAAAAAGTATTATTTAAATGGATTAAAGTGTGCGCATAAGTTCATAATTTTCCGTCCCGAGTGCTGAATGATATCTTAACTTTGTCAAATAGATTCGAAGAGCACTTTAGCCATCCTGAATAATAAACTCCTTCGCTTTAGTTTGATGATTCCCCTTAATATCACCTGCTCAAGTGTCAGGCCAAAGCGGacttaaatatttcaagtccATTACAAAACTGTCACAACATGTAGGGGTTTTGCGGAGTTGAGTAAGCCAAAAACGCAAATTGGCTTACCGCAAGTCGaccccagccacgccccctttaaGTGACACTTGCCACACGTTCTTGCCCCGACTGTGGATGTACAAAATAATGTAGGCGTTTTGGTTTAGCTTTTGGGGTCCCtattaaatatgcataaatcGAACCGGAAAAGCCGCAAGTAACGAagacgctgctgctgcactcgGATGCGAGTGGGAGTTGCTCCGAGCTCCACGTTCCATGTTCCATGATGCATTCGCCACAGCGGAGCATGAGTTAGCTTTTAAATAGTTAGTTAAGCGTTAAATTGACTCGGCAAAAGGCATCAACTGGTCACATGTCAGACCCAATCCCTAGCCGCCTGGCTGCCTTGTTAATTGCATAATTAAGCGCAAAGTTGGACTTGGCAGGGGGCTCAGCCTACGCAGCCGCTGCTCCACATTTGTAGGCCCGGGTCTCCGGACTCTAGACTCTGCAGTCCAAACTCCCTACTCCCGACTTCCCTGCTCGCCAACTTTGGCCCACTTGAGTCTCGCTGACACGCCGGCTAATGAGTCGCCGCTCCAATCCGCAGTCATTACCAGGAACTGGGCTGATAACGAGgaatttataatttgtttgccTGGCCGTCAGATTACTCAACATCACTATCTTTTTGCTTATTCATAAGGAGCATGAGTCTGCAGCTACTGTAACTCCACACTCTCAAATGGACTTTGACTCTAAGATTTGTGTAATTGAATGCTTCCTTGTCGCATCTGGAGATTTATCTGATGGCTTTCCCTTTCCTGCCTGCTTTGGTTTTCCCGCCCGACTTCTTTTCACGTCGACTGTGTAATCATTTTGTACGCTGGATAAGAGCCTTCGCCTTATTTGATATGCAATTGGATTGACACGTCTTACAGAGGtttcgaaattaattaattttattggacTGGACTTGCCATGACAAGACAACTTTGAAAATCTGGCGTAGAATAAGATGCAGATTGGGAATCGCTTTAAAATGCgctacttctttttgctgttgaTCTAGCATTTTTAGGGCTTGGCTTGCTTTTCAGTTTCTTTTAATATCTACAGAGATTTTTTCCAAATCAACTTGTGCCTACAAATGTTggtaataaaattttatgatCACCTAGCAACAGGCACGATTTGAGATTGCAGAAAATGGAATTGAGGTGGGATTGTCTGAAGAATCGGGGAGTAAAGGAGAAGGACACAAGACCAAAGTCATGAAATTCATGAATGAATCAGGAAATCGTGTTGGCTTTCATCCTCCCTGCATGCCGTCAATCTCTCGACTCCTTCGGCTGAGTTTGGTGAGACAAGTTTGCTGGTGTTGCCAAGTCGGGAACACGTTCACTGTGGTCCAGACCGAAGAGGCCGCCCGCTCCCAACCGGCTGTCCCTGCCTCCTGCTCCAagcatccccatccccatacCGATGCGATCTGAGCATGCGTGACGTCTGTCAGCAGGCGACAGGAAGATGCCGCACAAAAAGAACGAGAATCGGGCTCTTTCGGCCGCGTCTGTTTGCCGAGAAACATGTTTCCTTTTTTAGGGCCGGAGTTGTTGGGTCAGGCCTGACCCAAACTTGTTTCTATCTTGGCTGCTTGGGGCTGCACATGGGCCAGCCATCAAACCGTCCGAAAGCAGCCTTGGAGAAATAAGGAAGTTTCTTCAGTCAAGTGGATGAGGGTTTCCAGCTGCTTTCACAATGGATGCACTTCAGTTGGCTTTCCTTCGTTCTACTCAAGCTGGCCTGCAATTGCGATGGCAAATCTGCTACATTTAGATTGCGATTGGAAAGGGAAGAACGAAACATAATTGAgcatgaataaataaaatgcctGGCAAAATATTGCATTTGCAATTGGGAAGGCGGTGGAGTGGGGGTGCTTTCTCTATTGTGCCACTCTCAAGTGGCTCATTGAGTTGGCTTCCAGCCATCCATATACCAATTCATCTTGCATCCACCGCCGGATGTTCGGCATCTCCATCTATCAGCTATTTGTGTTGCAACCTGCGTTGTATCGTTGCTGCcagttttattttctgttggcCTTATTTGTGTTGCATATTTAACTAcagtttggttttttttcggagcatgtcaaATTCAAACTCCACtcccaaaactttttgcaGGAAGTTATTGTGGTTGTGCAACAGTTTAGTTGGGACTGAGCTTGAAGTGAAAAATTGCAGATTGGACAGGGCGACTTGGGACTGTATAGCAGAATGTGTATTAAAGTTCTTGCCAAATGGAGAGAATTCCTTGAAATATATTGAACTTATTGCAGTATATCATTACACTTTTGAGAAGCGCCGAGAACGGCTCTATTGGCAGAGAGTTCGTCACAGACCTTAAAGTTCAGCCTCGAAAGCTAAGACTATCTTGAAGAGCGAtctttttcttttgttgttgaatCGCTTAGCACACATCAAGGTCGAGTCAAAGCGTTAAGTGGCCTGCCGAATGCAGAAGGTCTTGACTTTCATGGTGTTCGAATCTTAAAGAAGCGGCTAAAGTGGAAGCCTAGTTCCTTTGGTGGAACTTGCAATGCAACAAACAGCGGCACTGCGACCACATAAATCACACTTAAACGGCCCCAGTAAACCTCTTTATTTACCCCGCACTAGACTAAGTAG is part of the Drosophila sechellia strain sech25 chromosome 3R, ASM438219v1, whole genome shotgun sequence genome and encodes:
- the LOC6616904 gene encoding probable polyol transporter 6 isoform X2, giving the protein MSMQTTTVDPVPSPPTETIIISTAAPPPEPRKPAVTTNNRGYFTRINKQNYASYAVFFLFIYGGMDLAASLGWSQPYSVLLFTEYSYCWFVGVIIGALAATLTMTFLPKLVYYVFGALMQLTGSIIFTAAPADYSACLAARYLAGLGIGLITVPFLIHNAEVASSNLRGVNGGMEQCGLALGICFQVIFTTEWTSLIDSNPNEIHGILGIIVSLFGLAMTALVIESPIFFLRRNMENRAKQSQEKLLSHNPGGVNAALKEARRYVAESDNRTLGEELVASVMPFLKMLLFRCFVAFSFSLPLTMSIISSTAVAEKGLSLWPIYLFGVLRGIGVMVAFLFLDTLGRKAVSLVGLLVMAGLMLGLAGLYANVTNLISFNLMTAACNIGLAFQVFAGLFVCSSSAYMGEAFPMRVKSFLVGVIVIIEQIVHIVLIACVSSVHSQDFFFQYFLAVGIIMLVGMVFFTVSMPETKKMTLRKAGQRFQKWYDLQMY
- the LOC6616905 gene encoding uncharacterized protein LOC6616905 encodes the protein MPESSSWSRTYLNWKRLLFLSMKCVYLMMIVKFSQRCLEMAFKSQLAQMQTVNAQVGSQSRGEALT
- the LOC6616903 gene encoding probable polyol transporter 6 encodes the protein MTIAYVTAGPDTSPTRDYAEGFKPNSPSRDPPIQINSSASNPASGRQINEQLNVACAVFFLYVYGGMDFAHSAGWNQTLNTTATQVFKCSWFIGVLAGAALASLTMTFLPKLPFYVLGGLMQLTGAIIFTCKPFDYGCLLAARYVAGAGIGLITVPFLIHSAEVATDNHRGVSGSMEQCGLALGIAIQVIYDTQWVDDKEASVNQVHGIIGIVFSIIGLGMTALSIESPIYYLRIKQKEKARKCHEKLLGSFNHSVDQEFEEIQLYVAESQKRTFCQELWISVVPFIKLLLYRGFVAFSFSLPLSESLIKSALLTEGFISCWPVTLWGLVRLLGALVAQGSMDKLGRKLISLVGLLCMAILMICMAASYANPANALMTYYMYQVWRLGVAFQAFAGLFVCSSSVYLGEAFPIKVKPFFVGYIIGFEQTIHIINIVGYNKGYENFFYHYYLSVGIILLVGVVFFGIVIPETRKTTLREATKRFQRLQNIRLF
- the LOC6616904 gene encoding probable polyol transporter 6 isoform X1, whose translation is MSMQTTTVDPVPSPPTETIIISTAAPPPEPRKPAVTTNNRGYFTRINKQNYASYAVFFLFIYGGMDLAASLGWSQPYSVLLFTEYSYCWFVGVIIGALAATLTMTFLPKLVYYVFGALMQLTGSIIFTAAPADYSACLAARYLAGLGIGLITVPFLIHNAEVASSNLRGVNGGMEQCGLALGICFQVIFTTEWTSLIDSNPNEIHGILGIIVSLFGLAMTALVIESPIFFLRRNMENRAKQSQEKLLSHNPGGVNAALKEARRYVAESDNRTLGEELVASVMPFLKMLLFRCFVAFSFSLPLTMSIISSTAVAEKGLSLWPIYLFGVLRGIGVMVAFLFLDTLGRKAVSLVGLLVMAGLMLGLAGLYANVTNLISFNLMTAACNIGLAFQVFAGLFVCSSSAYMGEAFPMRVKSFLVGVIVIIEQIVHIVLIACVSSVHSQDFFFQYFLAVGIIMLVGMVFFTVSMPETKKMTLRKAGQRFQKWKCVRHYNWFLEFM